In Syntrophotaleaceae bacterium, the DNA window GCCGCTTGAAAACGGGCACTCCCCCACGAATCGATGGTAATACGGTTGATTTTTCCCGCACAGAGCCTCAGCCGGGAGATGTGCCTCCCCGTCCTTTTTCCCTGTTGACAAGGGAGATAACAGGGCCTCAGGTGCCCTGCTTTATAACCGGAACCAATCCCCGCACCCATGAAATAATCAGGTCGGGCCTGGACAGGTCTCCACTTTACAGCGGTGTCATCGAAGGGGTCGGTCCCCGCTATTGCCCATCAATTGAAGATAAGGTGGTTCGTTTCCCGGAAAAAGAATATCACCAGGTGTTCCTGGAACCGGAGGGTCTGGATACGTCGGAAATGTATCCCAATGGAGTACCGACATCCCTGCCGCCAGATATTCAACTGGCCTTTCTGCGCACCATTCCGGGACTCGAACAGGTTGAAATAACCCGGCCGGGTTATGCAATCGAATATGATTACGTCGATCCTGTCCAGCTGAAATCGACTTTGGAGACCAGGGAGATAGAAGGTCTGTATCATGCGGGACAGATCAACGGTACCTCCGGGTATGAAGAAGCCGGAGCTCAGGGTTTGATCGCTGGGATAAATGCCGCCCTGCAGGTTTATGGTCGGAGTCCATTGATTGTCGGGCGTGACCAAGGTTATATCGGAGTACTGATCGACGATCTGGTGACCCACGGAACCAAAGAACCTTATCGCATGTTCACCTCAAGAGCAGAATATCGCCTGCTATTGCGCGAGGACAATGCCGACCAGAGGTTGACGGAACAGGGTTATCATTTAGGCGTTGTTGGGGAAGAGCGGTGGCGGCACTACTCCGAAAAAATGAACCAATTGGCTCGAGGGCGAATCCTGTTGGAACAGACAAGGATAAAACCCGGTAATCGAAAGGCGGTGGATCATCTGGGCCTGACAGACCTGAAGAACGGCTCAACCCTGGAACAGTTGTTGCGCCGACCGGATGTGACTATCGAACAGCTGGCAACACTGGATTCAGATTTGTCCGCTCTCGACCCTTCCGTCCTTGAGCAATTGGAGATTGCGACTAAATACGAGGGTTATATTAAGCGACAACTGGACCAGGTCGGCCGGTTTCAAAAAACTGAACGTATCCTGATTCCGGAGGATTTCGACTTTACGACCATTTCGGGCCTGTCTTCTGAAGTAAAGGAGAAGCTTTCCAGGACCCGACCGGAAAATCTGGGCCAGGCATCAAGGATACCGGGAGTGACCCCGGCAGCCCTGGCCATTCTGTCCGTAATGCTGAGAAAACACAGCCATGTCTGACCGGGAAAAACTATCTGAAATGTTGGCGGCGCTGAGTATTTCGGTGTCTGAAAAAGCCATTACCCAATTATTACACTTGCGCAATGAGTTGCTGCGATGGAACAGCACCATCAATCTGACGGCGATAAAGAATCCAGACGAGGCCATGGAAAAACACTTGGTGGATTCGCTGACTCTTCTCCCCTTCATTGAGAAAAACGGCAACCTGCTTGATCTGGGGTCAGGTGCGGGCTTCCCTGGTATCCCGATTAAAATAGTCTGCCCGGATCTGGAAGTATGGTCGATCGATTCCAATGGTAAGAAAATCGCCTTTCAGAACCATATGGTCAGGGAATTGAGTCTGCAGAACTTCAAGGCCTGCCGCCTTCGGGCAGAGAATTTGCAGGACGTAAAGCATATTCCGAAATTCGGCATGATCGTGGCAAGAGCCTTTTCAGGGATTCTCCCGATTCTTGAATTGGCTGAGCCTTTGCTTTCAGAAAAAGGGATGATTGTCGCCATGAAAGGTCCCGATGGGGACAGGGAGTTGGCGGAAGCGGCTCCTGCCCTGGCAGCAGCAGAGATGGTCTGCTCAGGTCAACACTCCCTGCAACTGCCGGTTTCCGGAGCCTCCCGTACTCTGTTTTTCTTTTCCAGGAAAAACCGATAAAACATTCTCTTTTGATGGTACTGGTGCCCGTCCCGGTGAGTTTTCGTCCAGTCCTGATTCCATAACCAGCGGTATGTTGAAGATATAGACGACACCTTTTCCCTTTAATCGAAGGGAGAAAATGTGGTAGCTTCCAACAATGTGAATTCTTCGGGAGGGTTGAGTTATGGGCCAGATTATAGCAGTGGCCAACCAGAAAGGCGGGGTCGGTAAAACCACGACGGCGGTCAATCTGTCCGCCAGCCTGGCAATTGCCGAACAGCGCACCTTGCTTGTTGACATGGACCCTCAGGCCAATGCCACCAGTGGTATCGGCATCGACCGAACCTCCCTGCGCAAAACAACCTATCATGCTCTTCTGGGCGAGGTTCCCGTCCAGGATGTCATCCAGCCGACATGCATCGAATATCTGCAGATTCTCCCCGCGACAACCGACCTTATCGGCGCCGAAATTGAGCTCGTCGGAGAAAAGGAGCGGGAAACCCGCCTCCGTTCGGTTCTATCCGAGCTGAGGGATGATTACCGCTATATCATCATCGACTGTCCCCCTTCCCTCGGACTTCTGACCGTCAATGCCCTTACCGCAGCGGACTCGGTGCTGATCCCGCTGCAGTGCGAGTACTACGCCATGGAGGGCTTGAGCCAATTGACCAAGACCATCCGTCTGATCCAGCGGGATCTGAATCCCCGGCTGGAGATAAACGGTATCTTGCTGACGATGTTCGATCGCCGGAACAACCTTTCCCACCAGGTGAGCGAGGAGATGCGCAAATATTTTGCGGACCGTGTCTTTCAAACGGTCGTTCCCCGCAATGTCAGGCTCTCTGAGGCTCCAAGTCATGGCCTCCCCGTGCTGATGTATGACATTGCCTCCAGCGGAGCTTCCGCCTACCTGGCGCTGGCGAAAGAAATTATCCACACGAGGAAATGAAAATGGTTAAAAGACCCGCACTCGGAAAAGGAATCGGCGCCCTCCTGACTTCGGTTTCATCGGATAACGGGAGCAAGTATTTTATGTGCCCCATAGAAGAACTTCGTCCACACCGGGAGCAGCCGAGAAAAACCTTCGATGATATGAAAATGGCCGAGCTGGTAGCCTCAATCCGGGAAAAAGGGATTATTCAACCACTGGTTGTTCGCAGGACCGAAGACCATTATCAGATCATTGCGGGGGAAAGGCGGTGGAGAGCGGCCCAGAAAGCGGCTTTGCATGAGGTCCCGGTGGTCATACAGGATGTCACGGAGGATACAGCCTTCGAAATGGCCCTGATTGAAAACCTTCAGCGGGAGGATCTCAACCCGATCGAAGAAGCCGAAGCCTACCGCCATTTGATAGACCGCTATGAACTCACCCAGGAAGAGGCCGCAAAAAGGGTCGGAAAGGATCGATCCTCCGTAACCAATTCCTTGCGCCTGCTCCGGTTGCCCGCGGAGATCAGGGAGGATGTCACTTCAGCTCGACTGACCATGGGGCATGCCAGGGCCCTGCTCTCACTGGATGATGATGCGGATCTGCTCGAAGCGCGGGAACAGGTGTTGCGAAAGAAACTCTCCGTGCGGGAGACCGAAGCACTGGTGAGAAAAATCAAGAGCTTCGGCGGCGTTCCGAACCGCAAGCCAAGACCTCGTCCTGCCCCGGAAATTGTCCATTTGGCAGAAGAATTGCAAAGAGCACTGGGTACACAGGTCAAAATATCGCCCGGAAAAAAAGGCGGAAAAATTGAAATCTCCTATTTCTCCGCAGACGACCTCAATCGATTGCTGGAGGTGCTCGGGGTGCTCTAGGGACACGCGATCATGCTGAAAAAAAAGGACAAAACAACCATGCGCAAAGAATCCGGTACGGAAAAAGGAGAAATTAAGGCTTTTTTAGGTGCAGGCAGCCAGTTCGAAGGGACCTTGATTTTTGATGAGATCGTCCGGATGGACGGCATCTTCAGCGGCAAGATTACGTCGAAGGACACTCTCATCGTCGGGGAAACCGCCAAAATCGATGCGGATGTCACAGTGGGCACCCTGATTCTCAGCGGCCGTTTTAAAGGCACCATAAAAGCGGCGAAAAAAGTCGAATTGAGGGCCCCCGCGGAAGTCGAGGGGACCATAGAAAGCCCCTCCCTGGCAGTCGAGGAAGGGGTGGTGCTGAACAGCACCATCACAATGCGCAAGGAAGGGTTAAAAGAAAGCCCGAAGGTTGTGGCCGCCATCAACCAGAAGGAATGACGCCCCTAATTGTCACCCTCCCCCCTTTAACCCGGCCATATGGCCAATCCAGTGCCTTCAACCGATCCCCTGAATTTTGATCGAGAACGAGGTCGGACGCAGCATCGGAAAATATTCGCATCGACTTAAGACAATTGCATGAAGTAAGATATCAGGCGGAACCGCTATATTGGTGGTTTCGCCTTTTTAATGAGTCGTTTCATAGTGAAGGGTGGAATGAATCTGATGCAGGCCGAGCGATCTATCATTCATCTCGATCTCGACGCCTTCTACGCTTCGGTTGAGGAGCTGGATTATCCGGAATTGCGCGGTCTTCCCATCATCGTTGGCGGAAGTCGGGATCGCGGGGTGGTCTGCGCCTGTTCCTACCCGGCCCGGCGATACGGAGTTCGCTCGGCCATGGCCATGGCAAAAGCGATGCGTCTCTGTCCCCAGGCCGTGGTCCGATCGCCGCGAATAAAACGCTACGGCGAAGTATCCAGGGAGGTCTTCGCAATTTTTGCCCGTTATACCGACTGTATTGAACCCCTATCGGTAGATGAGGCCTTTCTGGACGTCACCGGTTGCGAAAGATTGTTCGGTCCGGCTGGGAAAATAGCGGCCGAAATTCGAAAGACGGTCTCTTCGGAGATCGGATTGAGCATCAGTGCCGGAGTGGCGGGGAACAAGTTTCTGGCCAAACTCGGATCCGAGCAGGCCAAGCCCGATGGTCTTTTCATCGTGCCGGATCCACCGGAATCGTTTTTGTTGCCGCTGCCGCTGGGGCGGCTCTGGGGTGTTGGTCCGGTGATGCTCAAATCTCTTGAAAATCAGGGGTTGCGCTCCGTGGCCGATTTGAGGCGGATGAGCCGTGAGAGTCTGCAGAAACGCTTCGGAGCCATGGGCGAACATCTCTATCGCCTGGCCAGAGGGGAGGATAGCCGGCCGGTCGAGCCCTTTTCGGAGGTCAAATCGGTCGGGCACGAAGACACCTTCGAGCGGGATCTGTGGGATCGGCAGGAAATGCACCGAGCCCTGCTCGATCTGGCGGAGCGGGTTGCCGCCCGCCTCCGACGGAAAGGGTTGTGCGGAGCCTCCCTCACACTCAAAGTCAAGTATGCGGACTTTTCGACGGTGACCCGAAGCCGTACCCTGGATCAGGGAATCAACCATGCCATGGATATCTATCATCAGGCTGTTGAACTGATGGGGCGGACAGCGGCCGGTGAAAAGGCCGTCCGTTTGCTGGGAATCAGCCTCGGCAGGCTGCAGAACCATGGTGATGGACAGACGGAACTTTTCGGAATCGAGTCGCGCCAGCGACAGATGGCGCTTGATCAGGCCGTAGACAGTCTTAGGGGGCGATTTGGATTTGATGGAATCCGCAGGGCATCGCTATTGGAAGGGCCATCAGGGCCGAAACCGGGCCGCGAAAAAGGGGATGGTTCGAAGTAAACCGGCCTTGCTGTGAATCTCGAGCGTGGCCGTCGGTAACCGGTGCATTGAATCGATCTGCTGGAAAAGGTCCTCGAAGTCGATATTCCCCTCCCCGGCCGGCAGATGAGCATCGCTGGTCCCGTCGTTGTCGTGCAGATGCAGATGGATCAGTCGTGAGCGGAAGGCTGAAAGCCATTGCCGGAGCGGCACTTTGGCAAACAGGTTCCAGTGGCCAATATCGAAGCAGTGGCCCACCCATGGATTGTCGAGTTCTTCAATCAGGGTCGCAAGGGGCTCCGGCTCATCGTCGAAAATATTTTCCAGGGCCAGCAGACATTCCTGTTCACCGGCCTGGTTGATCAGATCGGGCCAGAAAGCCAAGCTGGCTTCGAGCCAGGGCTCGCTGCGGCCGCCATATCGCCAGCGATCGTATCCGGGATGGAACACGGCCAGGCTTGCCCGGCACTTCCCGGCCAGGTCAAGAGTCTGACGGAAGCGGAGTTTGCTGGCTTTTCTCACCAGGGGTTCGAGGGCGCCGGGATTCAGATCCATGAAGGGGGCATGGAAAATAATCCCGAGACCCTCCTCTTCCAGTTGACGGCAGCAGTCGATCAACTCTCCTACCGGCTTCTCCAGATCATCCCACTTGAGACCGATTTCCGGCTGCAGCCGATTTTCCAGAAGCAGCCCGAGGTGCTCCTTCAGCATATGGCAGGGAACGTGGACATGGAGCCGGTCACCCATGATCCTCTCCTCCGGCGGCGATCAGTTCGAGTTTCTGGATAGCGGGTTGCTCTCCCAGGGTAATGAGGATGTCCCCGGCATCGATGACCGTTGTCGAAGCGGGGTTGAACAGCATGTTGCCGGCCGCCTTCTTGATGCCGATAATCATGATTCCCCATTCCTTGCGGATGCCGGAGGAGATCAGGGTCTTGTCCACGAGGGAGGATCCGGGGGCCACCCGGATCTCTTCAAGCTGCAGCTCGAGGTTTTCCCCACCGACCGCGATGTCGATGAAATCGACCACCGAAGGGCGCAGAATTGCACATGCCATACGGTTGGCCCCGATCTGATAGGGAGAAATGACCTTGTTGGCACCCGCCCTTTTCAGTTTGACCTCGGTTCCTTCTTCCCCGCACCGCGCCAGGATGAAGAGATCCGGATTGAGTCCGCGGGCGGTCAGGGTGATGTAGACATTGGCCGTTTCGGAATTGACAGCGGTGATCAGGCCTTTGGCTCTCTGAATGCCCGCCTCGATGAGAGATTCGTCCTCCGTGGCGTCCCCTTCGACAAACAGAATATCGCTTGTCCGCAATTGCTGGCAGAGTTCCGGATTGTTTTCCACGACAACGAAGGGTAACCTGCCCTGAAGCTGCTTGCTGATCAGGGCTCCTATTCTTCCATAACCGCAGATTATGTAATGCCCCTGAAGCTGATTGATCTTTTTTTCCAATTTCATCCTCCCCAGTATCCGCAGCAGCTGCCATTCCACCATCGACTGGGCGAGGCTTCCTATGGTATAGGCGATGGTCCCGGCTCCGAAGACGATAACCAGAATGGTAAAGATACGCCCTGCTTCCGAAAGGGTATTCACCTCCTTGAAGCCCACCGTTGAAACCGTGATAACGGTCATGTAAAGGGCATCCAGGTAGGACCAGTGCTCGATCGTGGCATAGCCAACGGTGCCGAGCACTATGGTGGTGACGAGGACCAGCAGGGAGATTTTAAGATTGCGAGCCGGATTCATGTCCTCTCCGGTGAAACAAAATATTCCGGATGATAGCCTTGCACCGGGAAAAAGGCAAGCAAGGAACCCTGCCCTGGTTCCTGAGCTAAACACCTTGACAGACTGGGGAAACTGCTTACAATTCGAAAAACCTGCTGAAGCCTGCGCGGATGGATGGCAAAGATACCGGCGTACCATCTGCTTTGCTTCGGTTCCTCTCTTGGGAAGGATGGTTTCGATAACCCATGACCACAATGCTGAAAACCGGGCTCGACCACCCCGTGACCGGGGTACGGGACCTGGTCGATTACCTGAAGTCAGGCGCCCGTCCTCCGGAAAAATGGGGGGTCGGGGTCGAAATGGAAAAGTTGGTCCTGGATGTTCATTCCGGAGAGGCGGTTGCTTTGGAGAGGATCGAGGTCCTTTTCGAACGCCTGGCTTCCCTTGGCCCATGGAAGCGAATCCATGAGCAGGGGCGATTGATCGCGCTGCGAGGACCCGATTCTTCCGTAACCCTTGAGCCGGGCGGTCAGTTGGAGCTTTCGGGTGCCCTTTGCCCGGACCTTTATTGCTGCCTTGGGGACTTCTGCCGCTACGCGGCACAGATCGTCGAGCAGGCTGAAAGCCTCGGTTTGCTGTTCCTCGGTCTGGGGGTGCAGCCCTTTTCCAATCCCGATGACATCGGCTGGCTGCCCAAGGCCCGGTACGACATCATGCGTTCCTATATGAGTAAAACCGGCGACATGGGGCATCGCATGATGAAACAGAGTGCCGGCCTGCAGGTCAACCTCGATTTTTCCGATGAGCAGGACTGCATCGAAAAAATGCGCGTTGCCCAGTGGTTGTCTCCCCTCTTCTACGCCCTGTTTGCCAACTCGCCGATCATGGACGACCGACCAACCGGTTTTCTTTCCACTCGTGGAGAAATCTGGTCCCGCACCGATCCCGACAGGACCGGCCTGCTGCTCGGGCTTTTTGCCGGAAATGCCGATCTGGGGACCTACGCCGAGTACGCCCTCGATGTTCCCATGTACTTCATACACCGGCAAGGCCGGATGCTGGATATGACCGGGGAGCGTTTTTCCTTTCGCCGGTACCTGGCCGAGGGGTTTGACGAGGCTCGCCCTACCCTGGCTGACTGGGACCTGCATCTTTCCACCCTGTTTCCCGAGGTCCGCCTGCGCCCGCAGATAGAACTGCGGAGCGCCGACAGCCTGCCGCCCCGTCTCGCTCTGGCGGTAGCGGCCCTGGCCAAGGGGCTGTTGTACGATCGGGAGTCCCGCAGGGCAGTCGCTTCGATATTCGAGGAACTGGGGGTGGAAAAGTTTCTCCAAGTTTACCGGAATTCATGGAAAATGGGCCTCAAGACGCCATTCGGAAACCGCACTTTGAGGGAGGTGACCCTGGATATCCTGTCCCTTGCCCGAGATGGGCTGCGCCGCCAACACCGGCAGGGCCTGGATCGGCCCGATGAAAGCCAATTTCTCGATCAGATAGGAGAAATAGCGGAGAGCGGTCTGACCCTGGCCGAAAGGCTGCTGGCTGGCTGGCAGGGGTCCAGGGCGGAAAAGCTTTCCCTGCTCAGGGAGCATTGTGGTTATTCCTTTTGTTCCTAGGAACCCGGCACATCAGTACTAACTAAAAAAGGTCTTTGAATTGCAGGGCCTGGAGGTAGTAAACTGATCCGGACCTGTTGGTGCCCAAAGCAAAGCGGAGAATCTGCTGTATGAAAGACGCCAAAACCGATATCCCACTCATCCGGGCATCTATCGACACTTTGAGACTTCTCGCGGCTGACGCCGTGGAGCAAGCCAATTCGGGACACCCCGGAACCCCCATGGAAGCGGCTCCGGTCGCCTATCTGCTGTTCCGCCATCATTTGTGCCACAACCCCAAAAACCCCCAATGGCCCGGTCGTGATCGCTTCGTACTCTCCTGCGGCCATGCCTCGATGCTTCTCTACGGTGCCCTGTTTTTGACCGGCTACGATCTGTCCCTGGACGATATCCGCCATTTCCGACAGTTTGGCAGCCGGACTCCGGGGCACCCCGAGTTCGGCCATACGCCAGGAGTGGAAACCACCAGCGGACCTCTGGGCCAGGGGGTCGGAGTCAGCGTCGGCATGGCCATGGGTGCCCGTTTCCTGGCCCAGCAGATCGATGTCGACCTGTTCGATTACCGAATTTTCGCTCTCTGCTCCGATGGAGACCTGATGGAAGGCGTGGGAGCTGAAGCAGCCTCCCTGGCAGGGCATTTGCGGTTGGGCAATCTGATCTGTATCTACCTGGACAACCGTATCACCATCGAGGGAAAAACCGACCTGACTTTCAGCGAGGAGGTCGCCGCCCGGTTTCTTGCTTATGGATGGCATGTGCAGAGGGCCGAAGGGGAAAACCTTCCTGAGATCGACGCCGCTCTCGAGCGGGCCAAGGGGGATCCCCGCCCCTCCCTGATCGTCCTCCGAACCCATATCGCCCAGGGCTCACCAGGCAAACAGGATAGCGAAGAGGCTCACGGCGCTCCTCTCGGATCCGAGGAACTCCGGCAGACCAAGCGGGCATACGGTCGGGACCCGGATCAGATGTTCGTCGTACCGGAAGATGTGGCACGACATATGGCGGAGGCGGTACAGCGGGGCGCAGAACTGGAACACCAGTGGCGCACAAAGCTGGCCGAGCGTCACGGCGAAGCGCTGCCGGAGATCTGGTGGAAGGCCGCTGAAGGGCATCTTCCCGACGGCTGGGAGCAGGCTCTGCCTGAGTTCGCTCCCAAGGACGGCCCCATGGCCACCCGTAAAGCCAGCGGCCTGGTTCTCAACCTCCTCGCCTCGAGGTTGCCACTGCTTTTGGGCGGATCGGCTGATCTCGGTCCTTCCAACAATACAATGATCAAGGGGCAGGGTGCCTTCGCTCCCGGAACCAGTGGACGCAACATCCATTTCGGAGTGCGCGAGCATGCCATGGGCGCGATCCTCAATGGGTTGGCCCACACCCCGGGGCTTATCCCCTATGGCGGAACCTTTCTCATCTTTTCCGACTACATGCGTCCGCCGATCCGTCTGGCAGCCATGATGGGTCTGGGGACAATCTATGTTTTCACCCATGATTCCATCGGTCTCGGCGAAGACGGACCGACCCATCAGCCCATCGAACAGCTTCCCGGCCTGCGCGCGGTGCCGGGGCTGCAGGTCATCCGCCCCTGCGATGGAAACGAGACGGCAGTCGCCTGGCAGGTCGCCATCGCCAGCAGAAGGCGACCGACGGCCCTGATTCTGAGCCGTCAGAACTTGCCTATCCTCGATCGCAGCCAATTCGCCCCCGCCGCCGGCCTGGCCCGTGGAGGCTACGTCCTGGCACGGGAGCAGGGACCCTTGTCAGCGATTCTGCTGGCCAGCGGATCGGAGGTGGCTCTGGCACTGGCCGCCCGGGAGAAGCTGGAGCCACAGGGCATCCCCACGCGTGTGGTCTCCCTTCCCTGCTGGGAACTGTTCGAGGATCAACCGGAGGACTACAAGGAGGACGTCCTGCCGCTTACCTGTCAAGTCCGGGTAGCCGTGGAAGCGGCTTCGCCCTTCGGATGGGAGCGCTATGTCGGCCGGAAAGGCCGTATCCTGGCGATGAGCGGTTTCGGTGCCAGCGCCCCGGCAAAAGAGTTGATGTCGCATTTCGGGTTTACGCCGGAAAAAGTCATCGAAGCTGTGGTGCAATTGTTGAAAAGATAAAAATTGTTCCGATCGTCGCATTGCCCGGGTAAACCTTTTTTCTGCTGAAACGTCAGAATTCGCAAACAGACCAGTAGATTCAGGGGAAGGCTGATGAATTTGAATGCCGCCGCAACTGTTATCGATCCGGACCGTCTTGCGGAGGTTTCTGAGGTTTTGGAAACAGAAAGTGTTCTAACCGAGCAGATTCTGCTCGACCAGATCAGGTCCGGGCATCCCTTGGCTTTCGAGCAGCTGGTGCAGGCCAAGGCGCCACAGATGATCAATCTCGCCTATCGCCTGGTAGGCAATCGGGAGGAGGCAGAGGACATTGCCCAGGAAGCCTTCCTCAAAATGCACAGAACCCTGGATACTTTCCGCGGCGAATGCAGCCTTTCCAGCTGGCTCTACCGGATCGTTTCCCGCCTGGCTATCGATCACTTGCGGCGGGAAAAGTTAAGGCGCAAACTGTTTTTCTTCCGCCAGAGCGACGAAGAGGCCGACCCCCTGGAATTGGTGCCCGACTCGGGTCCTTCCAGTGTCGATATTCTGCAGGCCCGGGAGACGGAGAGCCGCTTGAAGCAGGCGCTGAAACGCCTGTCTGGGCGGCAGCGGGCAGTATTCGTTCTGCGCCATCAGGAAGGGCTCCCGCTCAAGGAAATCGCGGCCGTGCTCCAACTGGAGGAAGGAACAGTCAAAGCCCATCTTCACCGGGCGGTCCGTGTTCTGCGCGTCGAACTCCAAGATCTGCATGAGGATCAGCCATGAACAGCCACCACAGAGAACATTACAGCGAAGAGGACCTGTTGCTCCACTATTACGGCGAAACCAGCCGCGAGGAGAGATCCCGGATGGAGAGCCATATCGCCGGTTGTCAGACATGCGGGGACATCTGGCGGTCGCTGCTGCGGACTCTGGGAGCCGTACCTCGGGTTGGCGTGACTCTGTCCCACAAGGAAACGCTCGATTTTGCAGCCCGGGTGGCCCGGCGTGCCGGACGGCGCAGATTGTCCCGTGGCTGGCTCTGGGGGGGGACCCTGGCCACCGCAGGACTGCTCGCCCTGATGCTGTCGGTTCGCCCCCCCGCTCTGCGGCCGGGGCCAGGCGACAGTTCGAATAAAGTGGCGGAATCCACCCTTTTGAAGGAAATGGACCTGCTGCAGAAAATGGAAATGCTCGAACAGCTTGATCTTTTGCAGGAATTCGATGGATAAGGCTGAATGGGGATATGATATCCCGACCAATGGGGAAAAAGAAAAATGAAACGCTTCCTGCTGCCCGTACTCGCTCTGGTTTTCGGTCTGGTTCTGATTCATGACCTGGCGTTGGCTAAAAACCTCGACAAATTCGAGTCGTTCGAATCCTGGAGAATAGCCAGGGCAGACGACGACCGAGGTCAATACCGGCATGAAGACCGGCGGGAAATGACCCCTGACCAGCGCCGCGAACTGGAGAGACGATATCAGAAATTTCGGGAACTATCGCCCGAGGAGCAGCAGAAGCTGCGACAGCGTTATGAGCGATTCAAGGACATGTCCCCGCAAAAACAGCAGGAGATGCTGGAACGCCACCAGCGCATCCAGCAACTTACCCCACAGCAGCAGGAAGAGTTGAAAAGGGATTGGCAGCAGCTCAAGGAACTCCCCCCCGATGAACGCAGCCTGCGGCGCCAGGAGATCCGTCGAAAGTTCTTCGACGAAAACGGCCATGAACGGAACGGCAAGGGGGGCGGTCGCCGCTGATAGTGGCAGCGTTGTCGTCAAATTCTCAGGTGATATACTCCAGGGGAAAACCAGGGAGGGCAAGAATGAAAGAAAGACCGTTGTGCATATTCCTTATGTGCCTGCTGATCGCCCTGCTGACGGGCGGTTCCTTCGTTTGGGCGGAACAGGCCACCGACAAAAGCGGCAAGGCCCTGTTCGCACAGCACTGCGCCCTTTGCCATCCCAACGGAGGCAATATCATCAACCCCGCAAAAACGCTGGATAAAGAGACTCTGGCAGCCAACGGCATTGACGATGTCGACGGCATCATCGACACCCTTCGCAACCCTGGCCCGGGCATGACCCCCTTCGGCCCGGAACTCATCCCTGACGGCGAGGCCAGAAAAATCGCCGATTACATTCTTGAAACTTTCTGACTTGGAACCAACAAAAAGTTACAACCTAGTGGTTTTTGGTATTTAGGGAGATCCGGAGGATTTTTTCGAGGCTTTCCCTTTGCCTCTGCTACGGCTGTAAAGCATGGTGACGATGACGCCGAGAGCAAACCCGGTGAGCAGTGTCACCAGAAGCAGAAGAGCGTGAGGCAAAATGATGTTCAGGAACAGGATTCTCGTTTCAACTGGCTGGGTGTTCTGCAGGATAACCGTGGTGGCCAGCAAAGCCAGCAAGGCTGCGAAAATGAGACGGCCTTTTGCCATATGAACTCCCTTGGCAAAATGAATGAGAGGACGTCGGAACAAAAAAAAGCCGCCGCCGCCTTGTTTGTGTGGGGTAAGGAGGGGGGCTATTTGACACACTCTAGGAGGAATCGCCCGTTTTTCTCGCCAAAAACGGGGCACATTGCAACCAAAAGGATCGTTTTTCACAAAAGCAGGAATGGGATCTGTTTGAGTTGTTAACACAACGGCTATCTTAATACAAGAAAATTTATCAAAAAGTTTCACTTTGTATCAAAATTAAGCCAGGACGGTCGTTGACAGAGTCAACCGAATCGAGCTTTTTGTCAGCCGGCGTAAGGCTGTCGATCAGGTTGTTAAAGGCGCAGCTCCCGGATAGCCGCCTGCCAGTTTTACAGGCTTTCCTGCTGAACCGGGAGGAC includes these proteins:
- a CDS encoding sugar phosphate isomerase/epimerase family protein → MGDRLHVHVPCHMLKEHLGLLLENRLQPEIGLKWDDLEKPVGELIDCCRQLEEEGLGIIFHAPFMDLNPGALEPLVRKASKLRFRQTLDLAGKCRASLAVFHPGYDRWRYGGRSEPWLEASLAFWPDLINQAGEQECLLALENIFDDEPEPLATLIEELDNPWVGHCFDIGHWNLFAKVPLRQWLSAFRSRLIHLHLHDNDGTSDAHLPAGEGNIDFEDLFQQIDSMHRLPTATLEIHSKAGLLRTIPFFAARFRP
- a CDS encoding potassium channel protein, with product MNPARNLKISLLVLVTTIVLGTVGYATIEHWSYLDALYMTVITVSTVGFKEVNTLSEAGRIFTILVIVFGAGTIAYTIGSLAQSMVEWQLLRILGRMKLEKKINQLQGHYIICGYGRIGALISKQLQGRLPFVVVENNPELCQQLRTSDILFVEGDATEDESLIEAGIQRAKGLITAVNSETANVYITLTARGLNPDLFILARCGEEGTEVKLKRAGANKVISPYQIGANRMACAILRPSVVDFIDIAVGGENLELQLEEIRVAPGSSLVDKTLISSGIRKEWGIMIIGIKKAAGNMLFNPASTTVIDAGDILITLGEQPAIQKLELIAAGGEDHG
- a CDS encoding glutamate-cysteine ligase family protein, coding for MTTMLKTGLDHPVTGVRDLVDYLKSGARPPEKWGVGVEMEKLVLDVHSGEAVALERIEVLFERLASLGPWKRIHEQGRLIALRGPDSSVTLEPGGQLELSGALCPDLYCCLGDFCRYAAQIVEQAESLGLLFLGLGVQPFSNPDDIGWLPKARYDIMRSYMSKTGDMGHRMMKQSAGLQVNLDFSDEQDCIEKMRVAQWLSPLFYALFANSPIMDDRPTGFLSTRGEIWSRTDPDRTGLLLGLFAGNADLGTYAEYALDVPMYFIHRQGRMLDMTGERFSFRRYLAEGFDEARPTLADWDLHLSTLFPEVRLRPQIELRSADSLPPRLALAVAALAKGLLYDRESRRAVASIFEELGVEKFLQVYRNSWKMGLKTPFGNRTLREVTLDILSLARDGLRRQHRQGLDRPDESQFLDQIGEIAESGLTLAERLLAGWQGSRAEKLSLLREHCGYSFCS
- the tkt gene encoding transketolase; protein product: MKDAKTDIPLIRASIDTLRLLAADAVEQANSGHPGTPMEAAPVAYLLFRHHLCHNPKNPQWPGRDRFVLSCGHASMLLYGALFLTGYDLSLDDIRHFRQFGSRTPGHPEFGHTPGVETTSGPLGQGVGVSVGMAMGARFLAQQIDVDLFDYRIFALCSDGDLMEGVGAEAASLAGHLRLGNLICIYLDNRITIEGKTDLTFSEEVAARFLAYGWHVQRAEGENLPEIDAALERAKGDPRPSLIVLRTHIAQGSPGKQDSEEAHGAPLGSEELRQTKRAYGRDPDQMFVVPEDVARHMAEAVQRGAELEHQWRTKLAERHGEALPEIWWKAAEGHLPDGWEQALPEFAPKDGPMATRKASGLVLNLLASRLPLLLGGSADLGPSNNTMIKGQGAFAPGTSGRNIHFGVREHAMGAILNGLAHTPGLIPYGGTFLIFSDYMRPPIRLAAMMGLGTIYVFTHDSIGLGEDGPTHQPIEQLPGLRAVPGLQVIRPCDGNETAVAWQVAIASRRRPTALILSRQNLPILDRSQFAPAAGLARGGYVLAREQGPLSAILLASGSEVALALAAREKLEPQGIPTRVVSLPCWELFEDQPEDYKEDVLPLTCQVRVAVEAASPFGWERYVGRKGRILAMSGFGASAPAKELMSHFGFTPEKVIEAVVQLLKR
- a CDS encoding RNA polymerase sigma factor, with amino-acid sequence MNLNAAATVIDPDRLAEVSEVLETESVLTEQILLDQIRSGHPLAFEQLVQAKAPQMINLAYRLVGNREEAEDIAQEAFLKMHRTLDTFRGECSLSSWLYRIVSRLAIDHLRREKLRRKLFFFRQSDEEADPLELVPDSGPSSVDILQARETESRLKQALKRLSGRQRAVFVLRHQEGLPLKEIAAVLQLEEGTVKAHLHRAVRVLRVELQDLHEDQP